A segment of the Candida albicans SC5314 chromosome 2, complete sequence genome:
TGAGCCACTGATGTGGCCAACTAAGAGAGTATGAAATTGGAAAGATTAAACTAACAAGGTTCATACAAAGCAAAAAgttcaaacaaaaaactatTATTGGGACAATATCTGGgtttaaattaaaaaataaataggGAGTTTTATATAGatttttaatatcaaaaaaGTATTTACTCATATCATGGCAGGTACTCCAGTTTCAGTTGATTagttttaaattttaaaaaagagtaaaccaaaaaataacGACAACTGCAGGACTCGAACCTGCGCGGGCAAAGCCCAAAAGATTTCTAATCTTTCTCCTTAACCACTCGGACAAGTTGCCAATTACGGAAATTGAGTTTTCCTGGATTATTAACAGGCTagaataaatcaaattttattcttttcacattcttgttgaatttgaaactgGAACAGGTGTCTTTTCCAGAAAACtcaaaaattattcaaGTATAGAGAAACTAGATTCATTAATTTACGAGTTGTTTTTCTCAAAAACACTCCTCGTGGTACCtgattctttctttctttatcGCTGAACATTTCATAAGATAAATTTTTGCTTATCTACGGTTTTAAGATAATTATGCACGAGCTAGTGAGTATAGTGACATGTTGATGTTTCTCTTATCTTCATCCAATTAGGAAATCGGGAAAAAGGGAAGGAAAAAGACTGAATTGCTGTTCCTTATTTCATGTATGATTAGGATATAAACTATCGGGACACgtcaaattgaatttttttctgtCAAATCCGACAGATAAGAAATTGTGatgaacaacaaaataaagtaCCAACAATAACCATCTTCACAGATCAAAAATAagtttttggttttttctATATCTTTCGAAGTTATTTTTGATGTATTCTTAACAACCTCGGGTATTTCAAGCATGGAAAGAAGGTAAATATAATGTAAGAAGCCGTGCTTGcgttattttttttagctTTGCCAATGCTTGGTTTATTAATAGCAACTCTGaaatttacaattttgttttatatttgcATCTTGGATTTTGGAGGTGCAAATGTAAGATGAATTTAACTTCGATTTTATGATTTTGTTACAGATTCACgttattgaaattgtattttgagaaataattgttttcaaattgttgtttttcgAAATGAATATGTTCAACTATTATTACGACTACAAGTTGTGCCATGTAGATACTTTCCGTATCGGATTTTTCTAGTCTTCTTTGTTAATAGGAAAAGttaatttctttgtttgGTAGTTACTACGATTCAATGgtagagaaaaagaaatattatcaatgtCAATTGTTTAGAATTTCAAGTTTAGTTCAAGATTAAatgtttaaaaaataatatggATGTAGactttttaaaattatcatgGCACTACTTCCagaacaacaataacaacatcAAGATAGttcatttaaatcaacatatactaaataaatatttgtaCTATCCTGAGAGTATTAGTTTGACCCAAACTACCGCACGGCGGTTCAAACCAAAAGGCATTTTTatctattttattttcagaCTATTTTTGTATTAAATTTGGcttgaaatatttttttttttttaaaaaattttgtctGTCCTCGGCAGAGGGTTTGAAGCCCAAAAAAGCCTATAACCATTGGATTAATTACTTgtaataatcaacaatagcAAAATTACGTAAGCGCATTTGCTTGAACAATTCATAATTTGGTAAAGAATTCGCTTTCATTCCATacaataatgaatttggttgttttcttcttgaatAGCCTATCATTAAAGTTTAATAATCGAACATTATGGAGAATGAAAATCAAAGTTTATTTAATGCTTATTGTgtgaagaaattgtttaaaGAAGGCACAAATACTAAATGATGACACAATTTCATAACcaacctttttttttctttttttctttttctttttgtctTCCTTTTCCTCCCCCACTCAATTGTTCTTGCGGTACTAAAATCATTCTAAATCTTATATTTATCCTGATTTCAGAACTATCATCTCATAAACGAGATATGGGTTGAACAAAgtaatttaaaattagaATATCATTTTTCGATTTATTGTCtattcaacaacttcaaaatCATGGTCGTGTTTCGGTGAGTTTTTCGGAATGTTATGACTGTatgtaaaacaaaaaactgAATGCAAAATAGAAGCAGTCGCATGGTTGGGTGGTATGACCTTGATGTAAAGTAAAATGTATGCAACTTTGTGCTCGGATACTCAATTAAACTGTCAAACGTTTGAATACATATTAGCTATTGTGTTTTACTGGTAACAATATcgtaattaaaaaaatgaaaaggCACTTTAATGAATTAGACAACCGTAGAGactctttttgttttactATTGCTATAACTAGTTACAAAACACTACAAAAGAGGgcttttctttaatttttttttggggcGGGCGAATACTTTTTCTTGGAAAGTCGgctaaaaagaaaaaaaaatgatggAATATTTTACCATATTAGGTATAAATACCCGGagcaaataaaaataccCGAAATctaattttctttcaaaatttaCGAACTTCTTCCTTTGGTTTGGGTGgattattcttcttctcagatttgaacaatttctaattgtatattattgttaaatgCCACATAATCATTTGGTTGTTTTACAGAAttaattattcttttttttttcttcaatattcAAGCCAATTTCATCTGGGTACGGCTCGTCCCAAGTGCATCCGccttgaaaaaaaaaagaacaataCAAACTGTTCTGATTGAATAACCAATACCAGTATTTATCAGAGGGTAGAGGCGGACAGCACTTTTGCCGTTGTAGGGTTTTATAGCTTTCCATTAATATTCTCGGCACTAGTTTTCTACCATGAGGCGGTACATGCGGGCCGTTTATTTAGTTGTACCGGCTCGAATTGTAGtagaaaaaataatattttgtgTCAAAGTTCCAATTAAGCACTTTGTATCAGTGGAAATGAATATCCGCTAGTAGCAAATCTTACACAAACAGAAAGGAGCTGTTTTATAAGAGTATGTAGCCCTGTTGTGTAATAGCACACAAAATAACGTTATTGTTAGCGCAAAAAAGtaatatttatttgttcCAATATTGTAGAAAATACACAATACGTTATTGTTAACATCGTTGGTCGTTATTGTCGTTGGATGATGTTTTCGGGTCCATTAAAgatgataattttatttgtttttatgAAGAATCCAAGCAAAGGGAAGTAAAAAAAGAGTAGTTATTGAATGAAGACTATCTAGAACAATTACTCCAATCAAACAAAGCGATCTTCGGATACATGTTTCACCAAAAGAGATACCACCAGACAGCGTGTTGAGTATGACCAATCTAAGGAATGGATACACACACACTTTTTAACACAGAACATTTTTCACCCCGTGACTAAATCCACACATGCAGTATCATTTGCGTCTACAGATGCATCTAACATACATGGCCAGTCAGCACGTTCCGTGACATGTCGTcgttaatttcaaaaagttcaaataaagaaaaaccaAATAGAGGAAAACCCATACACATGCGATTCTTGGATTTCATTTAAACTGGAAAGGTGTACCTATGAAATATAACTTTGATTAGATACCAGATTGAAAACTACGAGAAGGGGAGAACTTAGATCATTTCTCGGATCAAACCacaaaaacaaaccaaTGTTAAATCCGTCCAGGAATTATTCTATTTTGTGTAAGTGAATTGTTCCCGGGGGTAAGGAAATACTCGGTCCACCGAActatctatctatctatcCAACAGCTGAAACAAGAACGTACTAGTAAACGGTTGAGTGGTTAACTGTTTCCCATGAATTTTTCTAAGGCACAGCCCAAACggtaattatttttttttacctaTGTTTAAATAATCACACATtgttactttttttttttttcgagTATTGCTTACCAGATGGTGCCGGTAGTACTGATAGGTAAACTGATGGAAGTAGATATCGACGTGAAATGTATACGATAACGAACAAAATAACGGACGAACGACAGCTGCAAGTCCAACACCAATGAGAATTTTCCATAAGGAGGCTGGATTAATAACCGACAAGAgaggagaaaaaaaacattgCCCATGTatgatttcttgtttttatGATTTTTGCACGACACGCACCAACCCATTAGATCATGAAGAAACCACTTCTATCACATCAGCATATAATGGGAATTTTGCAgtcaaacaacaaagagCATTGATTTGAGATTCAGCTATTTGAACACAGAAGCTACAGATCAGTAACATAAtagattgttgttgtttctcaCGCTCAACTGAAATTGCACATGCATATACACACGCAGTTTACTTGTACTTCTTTGTCAAACTTTATGGAATAACACAACTGCCATCATCTGCAACAATAACGATGACAAATGCTTATAGTTTTAAAGCTTTTtgagttttctttttgtcgtctttgtttgattgttttttgaAATGTAAGATTGAAATCGTGCTtattgtggtggtggttgttaCGTTAAAATTCCTGGGTTCAAAAGCGAGTCTTTCGAGTACCTATTTCGAAAGTTTTGCTCATATATCACAAATTAACCTACTACACGCAAACTTGTTTTTGCCATCTGtacattttgtttttcttttcttttttagtttagttcttccaacaataaaaaatacTCATTTGTAAATTAGACTTAGACTATACCTATTATTAATAGGTATGAAGATTCTCAATTTAGTTTAGATTTCACTTTGATTGCTTTGTTCATCATTAGAGAGATAAAGTTATCTATTCTTGTTGTTAGTGAACATAGTTTATTATCAAGAAAATAACAAGAGTTTTATAGTTCAAAAAGTGTGGAAAATGTTGAATACACACAGATTTAAATCTAATTTAGAATTTCATTTAGCTTGAATAGTCACTACTACTCCCCATTGTTGTCacatttaattaattactattatttttgaaatgaataaaccaggagaaacaaacaaacaagtcaagaaaaaaaaaaacccacACCTTAAAAGATCAGAGTCAAAGTAAGCGTTGGTAGTCAGgtaatttagttttttgGGGGATCTCTGAGCAGGTGGTGAAAGTCGAGGGAGGGTAGGTGGTAAAAGTCTTTGTGATGTATATCTCTGGTGTGAGTACCTCATACgtttcaactttttttttattctttgtctattttcttgttttccATTTTATGCATGTAAAAAgtaaaatttattgattaacGTTAATCCACTATTGTTACTATATCTTCCCTCCTACCAATTAAATcagttaataataaaaacgTTTTCTTGCCACATTAATCGTGTATTCCACTAATTTCTTCACAAgatgttttcatttttacaTCAAGAGTTCGGaattaattgtttcatAACCAATAGGTTGCTAACATTTTGCAAATAATAAGTTTATCTAAACTTTTTTTGCCGTTCTCACAGAAGAAACAGTGtcaaacaaaatatttggtCGTTATGTTCGGTTAATTTGACACCAAGATTCGATTGTTTCAAGAAgtaaagataaaaaaaaaagagaatttaGATATACATCACAAActtattattagaaaacTCTGTACTCCCCCACTCCACTCAACTCATACTATCACTGGCAATCTCAGTATTTTCCCATTACAATTTAAAATGacaggaaaaaaaaaatagaaaaattcaaacaagGTTTTATTTTAGATGCAGATGGTTTTGGTAGTGGTGCTACTACTGCAAGTTGGATTAAAATATACAGTTTATTTTAGTGTAACTTATTTCTTGGTTTTGTCACTCTTTTCCTCTTACAATCGTTCTGTTATAGTACAATTCCTGAAGGGAGCGGAAATAAAATAGACATTTATGCACAAGGGGGAAAAGAAACAGTCACCAAAGGGCAAAacacacaacaacaacaacgacaatCAGGTCAAACCCACAAGcggaagaaaaagaagaggaaaaaaaaaaactataaaaCTCTCACGAAATATCTTCTAAATCATTCACACACCACATACCCAAAAGATCACTCATCATATTACTAATACCTAGACATCACACACCAAACACAACACAACACACCACTTCACACATTCATATACCATCCAGCGTATCCAACACACAGACTAGAACAACTCCAATAggatttagttttattctgctttctttctttcatttttacCTTTTCCTCATTGTCATTTcagagagagaaaaaaaaaaacagaaaactCTCGGATAATATTTCCCCCCTTTCTACAAATAACAACCGGCTAAGTCCTAGTCTCACCACTaccaaatttaattatcatcaacattcttttgtcttttttttcttcttctttagaCAAGATTATATCCAAACCATGTTTAATAGACCCGAGCATTATCCACCACAACACATTAACCAACCTCACCAAGACCCAAATTTAAATCACCAACCTTTCAATTATTCACACCAGTATAATGGGTTGCCACCAATAGGAATGATGATGCAACTGAATACTCACTACCAACCTCAAGCTCAACCACAGGTACCGCAACCGACGGCCATACCTCATAGTCAACTTCCTgttcatcttcaacaacaacaacaacagcagccACCATTAGTACAACAACACCATTACattcatcaacaaccagTATTCCACCAATCGAATCATATGGTGACACATGACCATAAACCAAGTACCAGCTCCAGCCATAAACGAGGACCATGGTCACGCGAGgaagatgaaaaattgCTTGAGCTAATTAAGATTCATGGTGCTTCAAATTGGGTTAAGATATCCAGCAGCCTCGAGACCCGTACTGCCAAGCAATGTCGTGAAAGGTATCACCAGAATTTGAAGCCATCTTTAAATAGATCTCCAATTACACCAGAAGAAGGTGCCAAGATCGAGAGATTGGTTGCCATTCATGGTAAGAAATGGGCTGAGATTTCTCGTCATTTAGAAGGTCGTTCCGATAATGCCATTAAAAATTGGTGGAATGGTGGTGCtaatagaagaagaagagcAAGCTTGGCCACTACAACTCTGAGCATCAATGGGAATAATTCCATTGCGGAAGAACTTCAGAGAAAGTCTCCAACCCCGGAAACTGCTACTATCAATTCCGAAGCTGAAATGACCAATAAACAAGATTCTACTTATAGTAAGTCTATCTTACCACAGCCACAGCCACAACCACAGCCACTGCAGTCAATTACTAATTATCCACCTGCAAGCGCCCCTGTTCAACCCCAACCATTCCAACATGCACAACCACAGAGATTGCCTAGTTTCCATCAACTACCCCAGATTGCATTCAAAACGTCCATGTTTGGTAAGGACAATGAGAAAAGCACACTTCCAAGTTTATCTAAATCGTTACATCCAAGCTCTTTGTCGTCATCAactccaccaccaccggAAAACCATCAAGCTGCTGCTGGCAGTTCACCTCTAAAATCAATCAGTCATAGGTCAGCCAGCTTTGACATCAATTCCAATATCTTGCCACCTATTTCTCAATCTAACAAGAGAAGATTGATTGACGACCAATTTGGTCGTAGACATTCAAGTGTTTCCTCAACAATTTTCCATAATCAAAAGAATGTATCTCACCCTAATTTACTTCTTGTTCATTCTGCTCGTACTTCTGTTAGTGGACCTAGCGGAAGCAATTATGGAACCGGGTCCCCTTCATACAACGGATCCCCTTTACTGATGAGCACAGCGGCATCAAGAAACAATTCCATCACTCATTTTGAACTTATCAATAACTC
Coding sequences within it:
- a CDS encoding uncharacterized protein (Putative helix-loop-helix (HLH) transcription factor with a role in filamentous growth) is translated as MFNRPEHYPPQHINQPHQDPNLNHQPFNYSHQYNGLPPIGMMMQSNTHYQPQAQPQVPQPTAIPHSQLPVHLQQQQQQQPPLVQQHHYIHQQPVFHQSNHMVTHDHKPSTSSSHKRGPWSREEDEKLLELIKIHGASNWVKISSSLETRTAKQCRERYHQNLKPSLNRSPITPEEGAKIERLVAIHGKKWAEISRHLEGRSDNAIKNWWNGGANRRRRASLATTTSSINGNNSIAEELQRKSPTPETATINSEAEMTNKQDSTYSKSILPQPQPQPQPSQSITNYPPASAPVQPQPFQHAQPQRLPSFHQLPQIAFKTSMFGKDNEKSTLPSLSKSLHPSSLSSSTPPPPENHQAAAGSSPLKSISHRSASFDINSNILPPISQSNKRRLIDDQFGRRHSSVSSTIFHNQKNVSHPNLLLVHSARTSVSGPSGSNYGTGSPSYNGSPLSMSTAASRNNSITHFELINNSTIPSRRSSTFNSDLFPNPLAKENNNGNDNHKRRESQNSSFNSPMLTPSTRFSVSSMTSVHNSTIHNYNSSSVTSPTTSFKNAYSASSTSINLPVEEEEPETGADKQKINEPSKDEVTAEQNGDEKVGKKRMAVSSLLD